GACAGAGCAATTATTGAAGGTGTATTTCGCAAACGGGTTATTGATATGGATTTATTGGCAAAGATTCCTGATGATATCGAATATGTCTTAAATGGAGGTAAACGTGCTAGTCGTACTGTCGAATGATTTACCACTTGCAGTAAGAGGAAGGATGAAACTATGGTTTATAGAACCTCGACCAAATGTTTTCATTTCAGGCGTGAAAGATTCTGTTGCCGATGATGTCGTGAAATATTTATATAAAC
The nucleotide sequence above comes from candidate division WOR-3 bacterium. Encoded proteins:
- the cas2e gene encoding type I-E CRISPR-associated endoribonuclease Cas2 encodes the protein MLVVLSNDLPLAVRGRMKLWFIEPRPNVFISGVKDSVADDVVKYLYKHCSVDSGNIIFQRIKQPPGYKVRGIGTPRRELISISGFQLIQEKQK